The following are from one region of the Sorghum bicolor cultivar BTx623 chromosome 2, Sorghum_bicolor_NCBIv3, whole genome shotgun sequence genome:
- the LOC8084305 gene encoding heterogeneous nuclear ribonucleoprotein 1: MAASAGPAAAAVGEEEAGESRKLFVGGIPAGAQEPELRAHFARFGEVRSVIVMRDRETGHGRGFGFVEFEDEAAAAAALGDGDAPRHFLCGRMVDVKRARTRAPRNQGEQHSQPQQAEQGRGQGNQDNQSPAAGNGTADSDNNVSYDSKKVFIGGLRDNITEEEFRSYFETFGTVTDVVVIYDSATSRSRGFGFVTFDSEEAVGKVMRQSFHNLNGTKVEAKIAIPKDEAYYRNRGRGARPFGGRGPAGYEGSMYQPYNARYGPYNGYMPQPVPAQPYFPAPYFAVGAYPYGSGYPSQGVMTNVPGMMSRRIPPAYGTYPQMYPGFNLLYRAGYGGAATSFQHGINGGSDNKKDQTSVDMQQVDNTSSVATMLEHMKLGSQ, encoded by the exons ATGGCGGCTTCTGCTGGTCCGGCGGCGGCTGCGGTGGGAGAGGAGGAGGCCGGGGAGAGCCGGAAGCTCTTCGTCGGCGGGATCCCGGCGGGGGCGCAGGAGCCCGAGCTGCGGGCCCACTTCGCGCGCTTCGGGGAGGTGCGCTCCGTCATCGTCATGCGGGACAGGGAGACGGGACACGGCCGCGGGTTCGGCTTCGTCGAGTTCGAGGACGAggccgccgcagccgccgcgCTCGGCGACGGGGACGCGCCAAGGCACTTCCTCTGCGGCCGCATG GTGGACGTTAAGAGGGCAAGGACAAGGGCTCCGCGAAACCAGGGCGAGCAGCACTCCCAGCCTCAGCAGGCTGAACAAGGCCGGGGTCAGGGGAACCAGGACAATCAGTCCCCCGCTGCTGGTAACGGTACCGCGGACAGCGACAACAACGTGAGCTATGATTCAAAAAAGGTGTTCATTGGTGGTTTGCGGGATAACATCACCGAGGAGGAGTTCCGGTCTTACTTTGAGACGTTTGGCACTGTAACGGATGTCGTGGTGATTTATGACAGCGCGACGAGCCGGTCGAGGGGGTTCGGTTTCGTCACCTTTGACTCGGAGGAAGCAGTGGGAAAGGTGATGCGGCAGAGCTTTCATAACCTAAACGGGACCAAGGTAGAGGCCAAGATTGCTATCCCCAAGGATGAGGCGTATTACCGTAACAGAGGCCGTGGCGCACGTCCCTTTGGTGGGAGGGGCCCTGCTGGCTATGAAGGCTCCATGTACCAACCATACAATGCTAGATATGGCCCATACAATGGCTACATGCCACAACCTGTTCCTGCCCAGCCCTACTTTCCTGCCCCCTATTTTGCTGTGGGGGCCTATCCCTATGGGAGTGGATACCCAAGCCAAGGCGTCATGACAAACGTTCCTGGCATGATGTCAAGGCGGATTCCTCCGGCCTATGGAACATATCCTCAAATGTATCCAGGGTTTAACCTTCTATACAGAGCTGGTTATGGTGGTGCAGCCACTTCTTTTCAGCATGGAATTAATGGTGGAAGTGATAACAAAAAGGATCAAACGAGTGTAGATATGCAGCAAGTTGACAACACTTCTAGTGTTGCGACAATGTTGGAACATATGAAGCTAGGTTCACAATGA